The DNA sequence TCGTATTCTGAAAGATTACCTTTTGTTTTTGCGAGAAGCATATCGAGGGTGTCAATATATATTTTAGCGTGTTCCAGGTTACGCTCAACTCTGTCTGTAACCGGATTTTTAATTTTACCCATCGACATCATTGCAATCTGCTGATTCTGAATGATGAGCTGCATAAAAAGAATGTTGTGATTAGCGTCAGTCATTTTTTCCCTCCCTGATTTAGTTTTAACGCGCTTAAAAAATCATTTGCTGTAATTTTATCTATTGAGTTTATCTCGTTAGATAAATATGGGTCAAATTGAAATATTTAGAAATATTATCTAACAGATTTAGTTGATCTAATAAAAATGTTATCTAACGAGGCAAACTTACAATATTTTAAGAAAAGATACTTTCTCATGAACTATTGACAAACTTATAGCCCTAACTCCTAACTTTTATTTTAGGTTGAAGACATAAAGATTTTCTGTCCGATCGGAAATTATGTAAAGTCTCGTTCTTGCTTTGTTAAATGCAATTCCCTCGGGCTGAGTAACTTTAATCTTAAATTCCTCAATTGGATTTCCCGAAAGGTCGGTTTTGTAAATACGCTGGTTTTCATCACTTAAAATCCATAACACTTTCAGATCAGAATCATAAAATATTCCTGATATATCCTTTGAAAAATTAAGCGTGTCTCTTTTTATCTCGGCTAAATTTCGATCTAGTGTAATTAGTAAAAGAGGTTTCTTTTCATTTATAACATAAAATTTTTTTTCTGCTGGATCATATGTTATTCCTTCCAGGCCTGTATTCAAATCTCCTTTAAGATTAATAGAAGCACGTTTAATTTCATTTCCGGCCGTATCAAGAATAACAACTTCCCGTGATCTTTCAAGAACAACCGCAAGCGTACTGTCATCCACTATTGTAATTCCTTCAGGATCTTCCCCGTCAAGATCAAAGCTTTTAATTATTTTTCCCCAGCCGTCAAAAAGGTAAACCTCCGCAGTCTGATCGCTTACCGTCCAAAATGCTTTTTCATCCGAAGAAAGAGCAAGACCGGATGGTTCGGACACAGGAATTTTTTCAGCCACTGAAAAAGTTAAGGTTTTTACTTTTTCATCCTTTTTATTCGTTCCGCAAAAGGAAATTAAAAGAAATAGAGCTGGTATAACTATGTAGATGATTTTTCTTTCCAATTACATTTTTTCCTAAAAAATTGAAAATCCGGGGATAATATATGCTTTCCTCGTTAAAATTGATGGTTGCGTAAAGTGTAAAAATACTGTAGAATAGCAAGTGTGTGTTTTTTAGTTTTCGGCGTGATATATGCGGTGGGATGCTTGAAATATAATCACAATTAGAGAGGAAGGAGAGTTACTGTAAATGATGTCAAAAATTTCTATGTTTTTCGGGATAATAATTATCCTGTGCGTTCTGGTTTTTGGATTTGTTTTCTTCGAACCAATCTTTACTGAAGAGGTAATTGACATAAAAGTTACCAACAAAGAAGTGTGGTCCGGCGAGAAGGGAAGATATTTTATATTCACCGATAAAGAAGTCTTCTTAAATGAAAACAATTACTATCACAATAACAAATCCAACGCTGATGAAATTTATCGCCTTATTCAAGCTGGAAATACATACAAGGTTAAAGTAGTAGGCTTATATATTTCTTTCCTACCTCGTTTCAGAAATGTTCTTACAATTCTGGAAAAAAGAGAAATAAATAATCCTTTACTTCAGGAAAATTAATTCTTTCGTTCTGAGATGTATTTATTTATATAGAAAAATCTCAAATAAGTTGCCGGCTAAACATCTAAAATTCTGAATAAATATTGGAACAATTATTAATTGACATAAGAGATTTTATTTGGGGTATTCCTCTTATTGCTTTACTGGTGGGAACCGGAATTTATCTCACCATCCTGCTCAAAGGATTACAGTTCAAGCAGCTCGTCCACTCACTTTGGCTTGCATTTATAAGAAAAAGAGAATCCGAATCCGAAGGAGATATTTCTCACTTCCAGGCATTGATGACTGCACTCGCTGCTACAGTTGGTACAGGAAATATTGCAGGTGTTGCAACAGCAATTGCTATTGGCGGTCCCGGTGCTTTGTTCTGGATGTGGATTACAGGATTATTCGGTATGGCAACAAAATATGCCGAAGCGGTTCTTGCTGTTAAATACAGGATCAAAGATAAAAATGGTAATATGTGTGGTGGACCAATGTATTATCTTGCTAACGGGATGAACCTGAAATGGCTCGGGGCTTTATTTGCTATGTTTGCTTCTGTCGCTGCTTTTGGAATTGGGAATATGGTGCAGTCAAACTCTGTCGCTGATGCAGTAAAGTATTCATTTGATCTTCCTGTTGAAGTAACGGGAATCATCCTTGCAGTTGGAACCGGACTAGTTTTACTCGGAGGTATAAAAAGTATTGGCAAAGTGACAGGTGTTTTGGTTCCGTTTATGATTGCATTTTACTTTCTTGCCGCTCTCGTTGTTGTGATCATCCATATCGATCAAATACCTTCCGTGTTCAGTCATGTTATCATTGAAGCATTTACTGATACAGCAGCTGCTGGCGGTTTTACAGGTGCTACAATTATGATGACGATCAGAAGTGGAATTTCAAGAGGTGTTTTTTCAAACGAATCTGGTTTGGGAAGTTCACCGATTGCGGCTGCTGCTGCACAAACAAAACATCCTGTAACACAGGCGCTCGTTTCAATGACTCAGACGTTCATTGATACAATCATAATCTGTTCAATGACCGGATTTGCAATTCTTGTAAGTAATGTTCTTCCGACAGGAGCAACAGGAGCTCCATTAACTCAACAAGCATTTGAAACAGCATTACCCGGTGAGTGGGGCGGAATAGTTGTTTCTATCGGACTAATATTTTTCGCATACTCAACAATTCTTGGATGGAGTTATTACGGTGAGAAATCACTTGAATATTTACTGGGAGAAAAATCTGTCAAACCGTACCGATTACTCTTCGTTATTATTGTTTATATCGGAGCCGTCGTTAAACTTGATTTAGTCTGGACAATCGCAGATATAATGAACGGACTAATGGCTCTTCCAAATCTTATTGCTCTTCTTGGTTTAAGCGGAATAGTTTCAGCTGAAACGAAAAGTTACTTCAACAAATCGGTTTAACCCCATAAATATTTGCCTTCATCAATAATAAAGCGTGATTCATCTCCATATCCAATTAATGGAAATTATATTTTCAATATTGAGAACAACTCACCCCAGTTTCTTAAAAGTCAATAAAGACTGCGGGAAAATAGACCATTCAAATAAATTTAACTTCTCCCAAACGTTTAATAAAGGGCACAGTATTTGTCTTTGTGGTATAGCTTTATAATTCGATAACAAAAAAGACAGGAAATCAAAATGGCTTACTTAATAACCGACGACTGCATCGATTGCAATGCATGCGAAATTGATTGCCCGAACAATGCAATTTATGCTGGCGGAGCTCCATATGAATTAAATGGACAGGAACATCCGGCTTTACACGATACTCATACATACATCGCTTATGACAAATGTACCGAATGTGTCGGCTACTATGATGAACCTCAGTGTGTAGCTGCTTGCCCAAGTGAGGCAATAATAAAAGATCCGGATCGTGTAGAAACTCAGGAAGAGCTGCTTGCAAAAAAAGAGAGACTAGGCACAATACTTAAATAATATTTTTCTTAAGGCTGTTTCAACAATCTGCTGATTCTTACCTGCTGATACAGTGTCGTAAAACTTACCTTCATAAATAGGGGTAGGGGAAAATCGGGACCACTAATACCGGGGTGACACTGAGTGAAGGATGATGAAACAGCCTTTGCTATTTTAAAATTATTTTTTCGGCTTAACCTTTGGCTTTTCTTTTTCTTCGCAGTATTCTTTTATA is a window from the bacterium genome containing:
- a CDS encoding sodium:alanine symporter family protein, whose product is MLEQLLIDIRDFIWGIPLIALLVGTGIYLTILLKGLQFKQLVHSLWLAFIRKRESESEGDISHFQALMTALAATVGTGNIAGVATAIAIGGPGALFWMWITGLFGMATKYAEAVLAVKYRIKDKNGNMCGGPMYYLANGMNLKWLGALFAMFASVAAFGIGNMVQSNSVADAVKYSFDLPVEVTGIILAVGTGLVLLGGIKSIGKVTGVLVPFMIAFYFLAALVVVIIHIDQIPSVFSHVIIEAFTDTAAAGGFTGATIMMTIRSGISRGVFSNESGLGSSPIAAAAAQTKHPVTQALVSMTQTFIDTIIICSMTGFAILVSNVLPTGATGAPLTQQAFETALPGEWGGIVVSIGLIFFAYSTILGWSYYGEKSLEYLLGEKSVKPYRLLFVIIVYIGAVVKLDLVWTIADIMNGLMALPNLIALLGLSGIVSAETKSYFNKSV
- a CDS encoding 4Fe-4S dicluster domain-containing protein; the encoded protein is MAYLITDDCIDCNACEIDCPNNAIYAGGAPYELNGQEHPALHDTHTYIAYDKCTECVGYYDEPQCVAACPSEAIIKDPDRVETQEELLAKKERLGTILK
- a CDS encoding SdiA-regulated domain-containing protein; protein product: MERKIIYIVIPALFLLISFCGTNKKDEKVKTLTFSVAEKIPVSEPSGLALSSDEKAFWTVSDQTAEVYLFDGWGKIIKSFDLDGEDPEGITIVDDSTLAVVLERSREVVILDTAGNEIKRASINLKGDLNTGLEGITYDPAEKKFYVINEKKPLLLITLDRNLAEIKRDTLNFSKDISGIFYDSDLKVLWILSDENQRIYKTDLSGNPIEEFKIKVTQPEGIAFNKARTRLYIISDRTENLYVFNLK
- a CDS encoding DUF1844 domain-containing protein produces the protein MTDANHNILFMQLIIQNQQIAMMSMGKIKNPVTDRVERNLEHAKIYIDTLDMLLAKTKGNLSEYEEKFLIETLKDLKLNYVDEVDKDKKKSEPEKEKTGEKV